In Rutidosis leptorrhynchoides isolate AG116_Rl617_1_P2 chromosome 6, CSIRO_AGI_Rlap_v1, whole genome shotgun sequence, the DNA window TCATTAAGTTTGATTAAAGCGGTGATCACAACTTCCCAATATGTTTCAGTTAGTAGAAAATATGGACATCATTCTTTCGCCTCTTGTTGGGCTTTTTTTCATTAGCAGTATTTGTGCTGATGTGGGTGATGAGCGAGCTGATTATCCAGAATTAGAGGCGTTATCAAGGCTTCATTTTGATGCTGCAATGAAGGTCTTTTTGGCAAAAAAGATTAACATCCTAGTAAGTCTAGTCTCTTTGTTGTTTGATGCTCCTTTAGATTGTGATGTTTCACTAGGGTTACTACCTGTCAAATGCCTAATTATCCTACCAAAGCAACATAAACTAAGAACTTTCAGGACTTATCCTTCCACAAGCAACAAAAATTTAAGAAATTTTAAGACTGAAATCATTGCCACTAGAATAGGTAGTTGTAGTTTTTTTCGTTATAATGCTCTAAAAAAGTTGTGTTGCTAGCAAAAGGGACATCGTTGTGGGTCAACCTGTACAGAAAGTTACCTTTTTTACCAGATATCTATCAACACAATTtaccttctttttttttcttttctttttttttaccATTATCTGTTAACTCAATTTAGCACCTCTATGGCATACCATTCAATGAAAAAATGGGAAACATCTCGAGGACGCACCATTATAGAAAGAACAAATGTTAAAATCTACATTGGACTTACTTGAAGGAATTTGTTGCAGCTATGGAAAAATGTTTTCAGATTTACACAGGTAACAACAAATGTGGAGCAGATATCAGTCACTATAGGTGAGTGAAACAGGGCTGCAACAGAAGCAATTGAAAGAGCAATCAACAAGGATCATAACAAGATTTTAACACTATAGGGTGGTGGGCACATGCCGGACTTGGGAGGGAGGGAGGTTAAAAGACGAATATGACCTTATTCCTTTGCGGGTTCAGTGGGTAACATCATGGTCTATTAAGAACTGAAATTTAACGAACAATTCTCTACCTTTCTTAAAGAAACTCGCGGAAGTTTCCGGTTGGCCATTAAATCGGTATCAAACTTTGGCATTACTCATATTTTCATCTGTTCTTGCTTTGAACCTGTGGTTCTGGAAACTCTTTTTCGGGGACAACAGTCGATTTTATTACACAAGTTGTGTCTGATGCTCTTTAATTGTTGATAATTTGATCAAATCTAATTGAACACTATGTTGTTTATACAGATACTGTATAATGTGAACGGCTTAAAGATTTTAACATCATTTTAGGGGGTTGAAACTTTATTTTTATACGCACGGTAATCTAGAATCATAAAGATCTTTATTTTACATGGTATGTAACAATTGTAAAATTTAAGATTCATTCTGAAAAGACAGTTAAAAACttgattattaatatttttaagtacttgtacaAACTATTTGCAATATTAATATCGGTTCCATGGGGTTACACAATAATTTCTACATTCTATACTGTAGATAGTAAGTCCCCTTATGCTTGTTTAATGCATACTATGATATTTCTAAGGGTAGGATCTAAACAAATATGCACACCAACAATTGCATATGATGCTACGCACATAGATCATCCCCATTTATCTCACACAACTACTCTGGCAGAAACGTTCACAAATCTTAGTATTTAAAAACCTAAAACCGCTATTTTGGAAAATCAAATTTGACTGTAAAAGCctttgtgggggggggggggggggggggggggggggggggttaaatACTTGAATTAACATTAACTGCATTCTGTAGATGAAAGTTGTTGCTAGTTTTTAGATTTCCGTTAAATTTAGTCTGCACATGGATAATTatgttttatgtatttttaagatggGGCCATCTTAATCTGCGGAAACATCTACAAATACAGTAATATTTACAATTCTAAACATCAGCCTACTGTTTCACTAAGTACAGATCAGTTTAGATCAAATGTGGTTCAAGATTCAATCTTTTGGATGCTTCCTAATTGGAATTAATGTGTTGGTTTTTGCTTTAAGAAGTTATAGCCACTACACGATTAACCAACTGTGGCAATTATGTTATTTACAATTGTATAAAGGTATTATTACAACTGCACACTTTATCTAATAGCAGTAAATTTTATATTTGCATGTCATTGCTAACAATGAATAAGCTCGTGTTTTTAAGGAATTTAGATGACTCTACAAATCAACATTTGACGTGTGGATTACAATGACACATGTTTTGCCAACAGGTAGCTAAAAGAGTATTTGTATTCTCTATAGTACATGTACACAAACAAATCTATTACTCCATATATTTAAAGTTAACTTGCGATAAGAGGACAAAAGAAGAAACTATATGATAATAAGTGATCATCCATTATATCCATATAAATTAAACACAAATGACATATCTTAAGCATAACAGGAACACATGATCAGATCAAAAGACAACTAGTAACGAAAAAAGCATGTAAATCAAGAAACAAGCGTACCCAATGAGGCCGCGATGTTCATCTCCACACGACGCCAATTCCACCAACAACTTAGTACAAACTCGAGTAGCCCAAATTACAAAAACTCCCATCATCACAAATATCACAATCCCACCTTGAGGAACAAACAATGCGGCCGCAGACAATATCACAATCGGCAACATACAGTAACCAATCAAACTCAAACACCTATACAAATCCAAATTCCCATTCTTTCCAGCTAACATATTAAACACCACATATAAAAACAATGAAGCTACAGTCACCCACCCTAATATGATCCCAAAATGAAGTTTTCCAGCAAGTAATTGAAACAAACCAAATGCCATAAGAAACAAAAACGGTCCAGATAGATCTGCATCTTCATGTAGATCTGATTTTACTCTAATCGGATTCAAAATTGAAGCTGTTTTGTTCCAGATTTGTTTCGTGTTGATACCTAATTCTTCAAGGAGCGGTGGTTCGTCGTCGAAATTGGCGGATCCACCGCCGCCGCCGCTGGAGATGGTACCGAATTGAGGTGTGGTGAATGACGTGGATGCTGGAGATGAACCGATGTCGAACGACATGAAGGGGATGCTAGGGTTTGATGATCGGGGCGGTTGAAACGGCGCCGTTGGGAGACGGCGTTGTGGGCCGGTGTTAGGGTTTCCACCGGACGGGAAGATTACTGGAGGGACGTTGAATTCTCTCGACATCGTTGAGTGAGGTTGGTGTAATTGTGTAAGGAATTGATATAATTAGGATTTGAAATTTTGGGGATTTCGATCTGATAGAAAGACTTGAAGATGAAGGAATTATATTTTCTGGATGGATAGTGATATATATAcaccaatttttacaaatacacaaacAAACATGTTTTACAGTACCAAACATGTTTTACAGTTttatactgtacaacactgtaaagcatgtttgattgtgtatttgtaaaaattggttggGTATATATATCACCCTTTCTGGATAGTGATACTCCATATTAACATTCTTTGTTGCCAATAGATGCCAGCCAAGTAGCTGCAAATACCCGTATAAAATGCTGCCGTTTATAAAGAGTTGCCATAGTACTGTAGTATTTAGGATTTGTCTAACAAGGTTGTCTTTAATTAAAGTGTTTAATGAGTGTCATTTTAAAGTTAATCCTGTATAAAACGTTTGTTTTGCGTATATAaagtaattttaatattaagtcgaAATCAAACGCCCGACAATTTATCTTAAATACGCATTGCATAAACAGACACACATACTTGGGAGTCAACTCGGTCTAGTATTCCTTCTCATGCTGGAATTAGCCTTCACTTATGTAGAAACTTGTGTCGGGTTCTAAGGTGTCGGTGGTTGTCCGAATAAGTTAAAGGTTACAAGGGCGGGTTATAATTCGTAATTCGTTTTCTGAGAAAGACCTTGAAGACAACATCGATTTTGGAGAAGTGGTACAAAACTTGTTCAAAGAAGGTCATGTGGATGGCCTCGATGGTGGTTCTAGTATACATAATGGTATATATAAAGGTCGGGTGAAAATATTGGGTTTTTTTGAAGAATTGACAATGAAAGGTTTGATTCATCCGTCGTCGAGAAGACGGCTCTTCAAACGTCGTGTCCTGCTCGTTTGACAATCGTGCAGGTAAATGTATCAACCGTCTTACGGTTGATGGGGGCGGTGGTTAAATTGACCATCAAGACTCGGTAAGGTAAACACGCTTTTGGGAATAAGTAATTGTGTCCGGCTTTATTGTATGGTTTTGTGAATGGATGTATTACTTTATTAGGTGGGTTTTCTTGTGTTTCTTTGTTGGTTTAGATGTCTTTGTAATCCAGTTTTTGTTTTGGTTGACGATGATCGGTTGTAGTTAGCGTTAGTTAGTTCTATTTGGTCTGTCTTACCTATGCcgggcaaacgggtcaggttggttCGGTTTAGGTAACGGATCAAAaaagttttgggttgaaatgggtcataggtcaaCCGGGTTAATATTTTAAAAGGGTAAAtaatgggtcaggttgggtcggtttgggtaatagATCAGaaaggttttgggttgaaatgggtcataggtcaaataggttaatttttttaaaCGGGTtaaaatgggtcaggttgggtcggtttgggtaacggatcagaaaggttttgggttgaaatgggtcataggtcaaacATGTCAATTTTTTAAACGGGTCAAAATTAGATCAGGTTGgttcggtttgggtaacgggtcgaaacgggtcacaggtcaattgggtcaaatgggttacatcgctttttttttatttttacatttattacgttattttagttattattatttattatatatacataagaaatattaatatacataataaatgatataaccatGTATACTTTCATAAATTTTAACGGATGAAACCTTTTGTactcgacccatttgacccattcacaaaatcCATTAGACCTATTTCTATTTATTGATCTTTGAGTATTGATACACATTAGACCCGTTCCTTCATTTTTAGTATAGGATTTAATAGGTTggagagtgataatgctaaaaacgaacatatatttcatagcattatccctcaagaaagacaagcttttagttgcaattgttctatttacaagtgatattcgtttaaataataaaaggtgaagacaaaagacagattcgacgaattgaagacgcaaacgaccaaaaagctcaaaagtacaaaatacaatcaaagaggttccaattattgataaaaaacgtctcgaaattacaagagtacaagattcaaaacgcaaagtacaagatattaaattgtacgcaaggacattcgaaaatccggaaccgggacatgagtcaactctcaacgctcgacgcaacggaccgaaagttacaaattaattatgtatataaatataatataatatataattaattatataaattatatatttatattatatttatattattaaaatctgtCGGcaaactaggatccaaacttgtgtgagctagatttacgaactccgcgacttgcggagtttgaagagcaagagtgccgcgactcgcggagcagccaaattagaaaatgcctataaaaggcaacgcattctgaacgttttatccatcctaattctatctatctctctatatacgtaaatatatatatatatatatatatatatatatatatatatatatatatatatatatatatataatttatattttaatttataattttaattttaatttccaataataagggtatgttagcgaatattgtaagggtgtaagtcgaaattctgtccgtgtaacgctacgctatttttaatcattgtaagttatgttcaacctttttaatttaatgtctcgtagctaagttattattatgcttatttaataccgaagtaatcatgatgttgggctaattactaaaattgggtaattgggctttgtaccataattggggtttggataaaagagcgatacttgtagaaattagactatgggctattaatgggctttatatttgtttaactaaatgatagtttgttaattttaatataaagatttacaattggacgtacccataaataaccatatacactcgatcggacaagatgggcggggtatttatatgtacgaataatcgttcatttaaccggacacgggaatggattaatagtcactagaattattaaaacatgggtgaaattatgtataaggacacttgacataattgataacaaagtattaaaaccttgggttacactcagtcgatatcctggtgtaattattaaacaaagtattaaaaccttgttacagtttaagtccccaattagttggaatatttaacttcgggtataaggataatttgacgaggatactcgcactttatatttatgactgatggactgttatggacaaaaactagacggacatattgaataattcaggacaaaggacaattaacccatgggcataaaactaaaatcaacacgtcaaacatcatgattacggaagtttaaataagcataattcttttatttcatatttaatttcctttattttatatttaattgcacttctaattatcgtactttttatttattgttattgtatttaattacacttttaattatcgtactttttaattatcgcaattttattttatcgcacttttatttatcgcaatttcattatcgttatttactttacgctttaaattaagtcttgtatttatttttaatattttacatttggttttaactgcgactaaagttttaaaaatcgacaaaccggtcattaaacggtaaaaacccccctttataataataatattacttatttatatatttgtatttttataaattaaaactaatatagcgttaagctttgtttaaaagattccctgtggacgaaccggacttactaaaaactacactactgtacgattaggtacactgcctataagtgttgtagcaaggtttaagtatatccactcgatagataaataaataacttgtataaaattgtagcatatttaatagtttttcctagtaaaatataagctatttcatatacacctctgcgcacatcaagtatttttggcgccgctgccggggaacgccgaagcgaaacgccacacaaaaaaaaagatttttattaagttttatttagtttttgtaaaaatacatttttttatatcaaaaataaaaaaaaaccgaaaaaaatatatatatataaatctatttttaagatttttataaaattataaagtatttctatttttattttagtttttcaaatataagttttatttaatttatataaatattttatataaatattaaaacagaaaaatatataaaatataaataaaaaataaaactgaacctgtcgaaacttgacttgtctcttttgaacctgcaatctccgcgacttgcggaggaaTTGAAatgggttcaccgcgactcgcggagccgtccagacaggtcacacagaaaccctattctgcattaattacggtgtaataataattattattattatttaattaaaaccctaattagggttattattttaaataattaattaatttagttttatttatttaatttgtattttaagtttaattagtttaattagtttaaaaaattaatacttttataaaataaataatataaaaataatatttttataaaaattgtactttttacaacttttaatatatttttatattttgtctcttttcatttgtttttagcgtaatttttgtatttttcgctcatttttacttttaagatatagtttttaccataattatttttatttctagatttttaggctttgccgtaaaatcccttaagtgctttttctttagactaagatttaggtgctttagaattttgggacgtttttttagtttttagtacctttttaagatattgccatttgggatatagtatttcttttaagctttaatatttttagacgcaacttttaattcttagtttttagttcttttttaagtttcaacgcgctactttcttatttttatttttcgacgccttttacctatgtatcaattatcactccaattagtaatctcaatttgcaattttaattttaagttagtaataataataaggctgggttagtcaagtgttttaaagttttataagtcactctttttctttcttatttctccaattttaataccgacgcgctctttttctttcttatttctcgccattctagtttttaggagttagaatttttctacttcttctctaaatttctttaaattacgaaaatttattttaagtggttaaattgatagacatcaaaattttctggttcgtagtaatagttggatttgtacgtggaccgggttattggagccaaacagtactcaattatattgagaccaaacgaatcctgcccctctgctgcatcttttggctattcgaaatgagggcaaaatcaaaaaagtctattaactggataacttatataatttttctttccttttaaaaactaataggatattcagtgaatgcaccgagcaagacgttcaccaccttttgtacgttcaccacctgtaactcgatcaagacatctagcaaatattgtcgccgttgatttttctttagaatcgtcatccagtcgaccaagtactccaattcaaatttccgataatccattttttgaacccgatctcacaattgagaatccggagaatattcaggaacgattcatagatcctgaaccattaatttttcctccggaaccaccaatcattcaaacagagattgttgaggaaccaaccattaaatcagaatcctctagtgattcagattcaacaaattcaatcatggaaaatctggaacctttaagtatagaagaccgaatgagagctaaacgcactggtcaaggtcacgcaattactcatcctgacattaatgcgccagattatgaaatcaaaggacaaattctacacatggtgactaatcaatgccaatttagtggtgcaccgaaggaagatccaaatgaacatcttcgtacctttaataggatctgcacactatttaaaataagagaagttgaggatgaacagatatatctcatgttatttccctggactttaaagggagaagccaaagattggttggaatcgttacctgaaggggcgattgatacatgggacgttttagttgaaaaatttcttaaacaattctttccgccatctaaagccgtaagacttcaaggagaaattgttacattcacacagaaaccaaatgaaactctatatgaggcatggaccagatttggaaagttattaagaggatgtccgcaacatggtttagacacttgtcaaatagtacaaatattctaccaatgatgcgacatcactacaaggaaagacatagacatagcagctggtggttctattatgaagaaaacaaaaactgatgcttacaaaattattgataacactgcttcccactcacatgagtggcatcaagaaaaagatatcgttagatcatctaaagcagctagagccgattctagccatgacttagattctatttccgcaaagatagatgttgtcgagagacgaatggaaaagatgactaaggatattcactcaatacgaattagttgtgagcagtttggaggaccacatttgacaaaagattgtctcagtattgaactaacaatagaacaaagagagaatgtttcatacgtaaatcaaaggcctggaaataattatcagaataattatcaactaccaagatcgatttacaaccaaaaccagaattataaccgaaatgttttatacaacaatcaacaaggtcctagcaatcaacaagtatccaataatacttacaatccgcaaagacctaattttcaaaacaaaccaccacaaaccgatgataaaaagccaaatttagaagatatgatgacgaagctagttgaaactcaaacgcagtttttcacatctcagaaacaaacgaatgaacaaaatgctcaagcatttagaaatcaacaagcttctattcaaaatctggaacaagaagtaagtaacctagcaaggttaataggtgaaagaaaaccgggaagtttacctagtgatacaaatgctaacccccggaatgaaacagctaaagccattaccacaagaagtggtattacacttaaaccacctgaaatacctgtaatttctgatgaagctattcctactccacaagaaccacaacctgaacaagataaggaaaaagaaccggtagttgaaaaggttaatgaagataacacagttaaggctaaaccttatgttaaaccataccaaccaccacttccttacccaagtaaaatgaaaaagagaaacttgaagccgagcaatccaaattcttggatatgtttaaacagataaatgtaaatcttcctttcattgatgtgatttcaggaatgcctagatatgctaaattcttgaaagatctgatcacaaatagaaagaaaatggaagaactctcggtcgttactatgaatgctaattgttcagcagtgctgttgaataagataccagaaaaattatctgatccaggaagtttcacaattccatgttttctgggtagtcttagttcaatagaagcattggcagatttaggtgctagtataaatttaatgccgtattcactatacactaaactagaccttggagaattgaaaccaacaagaataagcatacaactagccgatcgatcaataaaatatcctagagggataatggagaacatgctagttaaagttggtactttagtatttccagtagattttgttgttctggacatggaagaagattctcaagttcctctcatattaggaagaccattcttaaacacggctaaagcaatgatagacgtgtttggtaagaaactgaccctaagtatagaggacgagagtgttaccttttcagttgatagagcaatgcaacaaccacaatctgcagataatacatgttattatattcaaactatagaatcacatgcagaattattagaagaatttccagaattacaaggaacaggagaatgttctttaggagaaggaactgaaccaattgatgaaactgaaatgttagatacacttatggctaatggatatgaaccaacaacagaagaaattcaaatgctaaaagaagaagacaaatattgatataaatcatcgatagaagaaccaccgacattagagttaaagccacttccaaaccatttggaatacgcttatttacatggtgaatctgaattacctgtaataatatcgtcttctcttactaaaaatgagaaatcgcaactcatttctgtgttgaaagctcataaaagtgacaacccggaaatttccaaccaaatttaaactttaatctttatatgtttccgacacgataagcaatatatgttaagttaaatttcaagaattttaaactatgttcatacattcattaaacctcgaccaggttccaacgattcacgaaccattaaacgaatatgattatatatgtatatgtgtatatatattataacttgaaacgtaaacaaaatattagattaaatactttatatgattgtatctgtttcaaaatgtttatcaatggaattagaggataagatcaaatgattgaattatcagatatattgaattatgattacaagtctctgttgaaaggcccacgttaatttgagaaatcttttcattttaacaatattcggaaaatggtaaactgatttataaataagaacaaattgtcaatcattgagaactagacaaaggatagtggaagattgaatctcataaagactcgattgatctatttagtttcaaacgtacaaaaacgttttcagtttaaaaagaactttattattaaaacgtatataacttttataaatatctagaaccacttttgacaactcattacttaactagtatgataaagataatgatatttatattttattttattaaatatatataacgatttaaattaatattatatatttatacgcgtattatacgtacatagttttatagttttactatacttaaactttacctttactttatttttactttactttaactttaataattcactttaataattcatactttaataattcactttaataattcatactttaataattcatactttaataattcactttaataattcatactttaataattcaatttaataattcatactttaataatttactttaataattcaaaaatctattataaatagaattcaataggtttcattatttcatagaaacttgaaaatatttttctctaaactctctcaatcgatttacatatatatatttactccgtattatttcaagatattattagtatacataaaatattacgacggagtgctgtccgagtgatttcgaaattgtttttcgagtgggataggattaaggaaattatgggttatagctatggaggtgattgagtatggttcatgggtatgctcgtgaggtcaatatagtttttatcatttccgttgcgtctacgtatctttcctgcaatattgaatctcaatattgatacgtgagtactcataatttaacttttacatactaatagtgtatccctgactagtgctcgagtatttaggattatgcatgcttgtacttttgatattgccattagacaggttaggttgaatgttgaattagttacacttgcggttgagataaggtataagatatgcatgtccttggaaagctagcgaaaaattaagaacttttcctttagatatcgaatggtttcgatgaacggattagaagttataatcaattgaattttcgatatttttattaaaaatgattattattatcgtcgtttttatcgtcgttctagttttatcttattattatcattattattatctttatcaataaaagggatttatcattaaaaattgttattttttttattattactatcgttattatcgttaaagttataattagtattattattactatccaattattattattattattattattattattattattattattattattattattattattattattattattattattggtattat includes these proteins:
- the LOC139853221 gene encoding uncharacterized protein, with translation MSREFNVPPVIFPSGGNPNTGPQRRLPTAPFQPPRSSNPSIPFMSFDIGSSPASTSFTTPQFGTISSGGGGGSANFDDEPPLLEELGINTKQIWNKTASILNPIRVKSDLHEDADLSGPFLFLMAFGLFQLLAGKLHFGIILGWVTVASLFLYVVFNMLAGKNGNLDLYRCLSLIGYCMLPIVILSAAALFVPQGGIVIFVMMGVFVIWATRVCTKLLVELASCGDEHRGLIGYACFLIYMLFSLLVVF